gcctctgggtgctccagtttcctcccatctcACAAAAGAGTGTGTGTTTTTAGATTAATTGGTTCCTGTAAATTGCCTCTGGTGGTAGAGTCTGAGAAGTGTTGATGGGAACATGGTGAGAAAAAAAATGGGATTAGATTTGATTAGGATAAATGATGGTCAGTATGGTGTGAGGGCCTGTTTCTTCATTGAAAAGAACAAAGGGAAAGTCAGTGATTGGGTGAAGTCAGGAATGCCCAGTGTATGGAATCATCAGGTTATaaaatcatagagtcatacagcatagaaacaggtccttggGCCCAACTCATCCAAACCAACTAAGATGTCTATCTGAACTATTGCAATTTTTGCTTGTGTTTGGCCGGGATCCCTCTAAccctgtacctgtccaaatgttgtAATTATACACGCCACAGAttgctctggcagttcattccatatactcaccaccctctggtgtgCTCTGCCCTGACATTCCCCAACAACTGAGACAGATGGTTCTGTTATTCCAGTATGGTTGAGAAACTTGATCATAATGCCTAAGCTAATGGATTGATGCTTTACTGAGGAGGTATTGGACAGTCAGAGATGGGGCCTAAGGGCTAAGATTATAAATCAAAGGCCCTTATTGCCAACATGAAACATAATATTGCACTATTTGAAGAGGATGGGAGTTGATTCTGGTCTACTGACAAAAATTCAGCTCTCAACCGAGAAAGAATCATCATCTGATCCATCATTGTTCATTGTATGACTTTGGCATAATCAAATTAGTTGCTATGTTTTCTTAAAAACAGAACTCACAGTCATAGGGTAAtagaattacatagaatggatACAGGTACTCTGTTCAAATATCCGCAATGTCCAACTTCTCTAAGCCAGTTCCATTTTGCTGTGTTTGGCACCTATTACTTGAAATCTTCcatatccatgtatctgtctaaaTGTTTTTTGATTACTGTAAGTATACCTGCTCTACCACTTCTAATGGCAACTTGTTCCATAACCCCAccacctctgtgtgaaaaagttgctcATCTAATCCCCCTTTAAACCTTTAGTTTCTTTTGTTAAACTTATATGATTTAGTTTCTCTGCTGAGTAAAAGATAGTGACCATGCACCTTATCCAAATCCCTCATGATTTTCTATTCCTCCATATGGTCTCACAGCTTAGCCTCCTGTGCTCCAGGATCAAAAATCTCAATATATCCAGCCTCTCCTTTTAACTTACAGCCTCCAGTCTTCCTAAcaaccttgtgaatcttttcttcaccctttccagcttaatgatatccttcctatagctggGTGAGCAGCACTGCAATAGGTTAATAGACTAACTGAGGGCAGTTAGTAAGGGAGAAAACTAGGGCCATGTTAAATCTGTGAAACGTGGGGGAGAACTATTGCTGAAATCTGAAACTGAATGCAGAACTCTGAGAACACACGGTAGATCAGGAAGATTCAGTGGAGGAAGAACAATGTTACAGGTGAAGAACCTACAGCCAAACTGGTCAGTTAGCTCTCATCAACACATGGAAAAGTGAGTTACCTGAAGTTGTGGATTTGAACTTAGAGTCTACAGGGCTGTGAAGTGGACAAGCAAAAGATAATGTGTTGTTCTTCCAGCTTATATTGATCCTCATTGAAACAATGGAAATCACAGATAAATTGGAGGTGGAGTGTGATGTAGATTAAAGAAGCAGGAAATTGAAAGTGCAGTGTCAGCTTGAGAATTGAAACCCTTTTGCCTCAGGTTGCCCCTGTACTTAGTGATTGGGATGAAGTGAAGTGATCCTTCGAGAACTGCTCACACTACCATTAACTGAAGCAGCCCTGATACTGCTGGTCGCACAATGAGTCCCTTTGGCTCGGAGGACTTGCTGACCATCTGGATCTCCggatggccagccattttaattctccttccccttcctacAACAACCTCTCTGTCCTCAGCCTCCTCCATTGACAAGTTAAAGATGAAAGCAAGTTAGAGGAATAGCACTTTATATTTCACCTGGGTAAAATATAATCTGGTGATTTGAACACTGAACTCTCAAATTCCTGGTAACTGCTCCCCCTCCCAGCATTCCACTCTTCAGATGCAGCTGGCCCCCGTCACCATTGACATCCTCTTCCCCCATCCGCTCCATCTGCTCATTACACACAGTCTCCTCACCCTCTGCCTTCTCCACTTCCCTTCTTTGTTCCATGCTTCACCGCTCTCCCCTGTCAGATTCCAATACCTTCAGCTTTTGGtcatttccacctctcacctcccagcttctaacggTCTTCCCACTCTTCACTCCTCCATCTATGCATCACTTCTCCTCAAATGGatccacctgtcacctgccaaccATTCCTTTCATTGGTTTACATTGGTCGTCTCCCCTCGGGGAcagctctttttcccttattaggtagagagagagagagcctgtggtatgtcgaattactgggtgaacgagtagtctttggggtactgcaagtctctgtctttattgatgctttgctgcacacttgagtgctcggcgggggtgctgatgcttttttgctggttggggggagtcattgctttgctgctgcttatgcgtgggagggggaggtggggttcTAACATTGAACTGTCATTCATCCTCTTTTCGTGGATGCTCGCGAAGAAAAagaacttcaggatgtatattgtatacatttctctgacattaaatgtatctattgaacCTTTCAGTCTTTACTTCAACCAGGAACTTataatgtccatttccctctgcaaATGCTGCCTGGCGTCCCCAGTCCCTACAGGCAGCAGATCACCCACTCAATCTGTACAGACAGACAATCTGCTGGGACAACTCAGCGCACCAGCAGTATCtattggggaggggaagggagaatggacagtcaatgtttttggtCGAAAATCTGCTTCAGTACTTGGTGCAGGATTTCAACCAAAACGTAGAGAATTCCTGCACCTAGAGGGAGCCCCTCCTAGCGGCGGATTCTCTAAGTTTCGGGTTGAAATTGCATTGAActattgctgctaagttaacacatttcacgacacgtGCCGCTGGTTCTGAAATCCTGCATCAAGTACTGAAGCAGAGTTTCAACCCAGAACGTTGACTGTCCATTCAaccacctccccccccacacccaaAAAAAGCTGAACCAACTGAGCTCTCACAAGATTATAGTACCTGCAGTCATTTGTGTCTCCATCTGCTCAAATCTGTGGCGCATTCGTATCCTGTCGGAGAGCTGGTGTTGGGGGCGGGGTGAGGGGTAATATGGGGAGATGTAGCGGGATTAAATCCCGCACGTTTCCAGTGAATATCCGAATGCCTTGTGAAACCTTGATGTCGAGAGTTAGGAGCTGCGATTCATTTTACATGATCACAATGCGTGAAGCGGAATAAACTCGAAGATGGGGGCACCAGAGACTACCgatgctggaatccggagcaaCCATCTATtggtggaactcagtgggtcggacagcatctgtgggaggaggggTATCGTCCACGTTCTGGGTCGAAACCCTGCATCGTTAGAAGATGTTTGTCAATGATGTGTTCCCATAATAAAGAAACCTGGTGTTTTCCGACCGGAGCACGCACACGCATTTGGACAGTTGCAAAGCGTTGTAGGgaggttgtgtgtgtgttgtttgaatttccagcatctgcagatttcctcgtgtatcgAGGCTGTTTGCCTACAGTGTGTCAGACGCCATCCGTGCATTCGGTCGCTACAGTCTCGAATTTAAATAACGGGGTGGTATTTGTTTGAAGCCCGCCTCTTGCAAGTTCTTGTGTAGGCGGAAGTTGCAAAGCGACCTGGGGGTGTTCCTGCCGTTCTGTGTCATTCCTGTCTGTCTGTGAGCGCGGAGGGGATTGACCGTCTGCCGGAGCTCTGCATTCACATGTCCGTGTGTGGGCGCGGAGAAAAAGGAGGCTCTCCCGTCCACCGGCTTCCACAGCCAAGCTACTCGAGCCTGTCGGGGCAACCTCAGCGAACTCTCGCCGCCCGGGATGAGAAGCCGACGCGGACAGCCTGAGAAGCTGCGCTCTCTGAGCACGTCGGGCTGAGAGCAGAGGCAGGCGGACTGCGAGCATTGCTCTATCGACATTCCCTCCTCGGATCCCACCACTCGTCTCCCCTAGCTCAACCGCCTGAGAAAAATGGGGAACAGCTTCTCCAACGTATCGGCTTTCCAGTCCTTGCACATTGTCATGTTGGGGTTGGACTCGGCAGGGAAGACCACCGTCTTGTACAGGCTGAAATTCAACGAGTTCGTCAACACGGTGCCCACTATCGGCTTCAACACAGAGAAGATCAAGCTGGGCAACGGGACAGCCAAGGGCATCAGCTGCCACTTCTGGGACGTCGGCGGCCAGGAGAAGCTCCGGCCCCTCTGGAAGTCCTACAGCCGCTGCACCGACGGCATCATCTACGTGGTGGACTCGGTGGATGTGGAGCGGCTGGAGGAAGCCAGGAGTGAGCTGCACAAGATCACTAGGATCTCGGAGAACCAGGGCACGCCGTTGTTGGTCATTGCCAACAAGCAGGACCTGCCCAAGTCGCTGCCGGTGGCCGAGCTGGAGAGGCAGCTGGCGCTGCACGAACTCAGCCCGTCCACCACCTGGTATGTTCAGCCGGCTTGTGCGATCATCGGCGAGGGGCTGCACGAAGGCATGGACAAACTGTACGAGATGATCGTGAAGAAGCGGAAGGCGCTGAGACAGAA
The Hemitrygon akajei chromosome 5, sHemAka1.3, whole genome shotgun sequence DNA segment above includes these coding regions:
- the arl4cb gene encoding ADP-ribosylation factor-like 4Cb; amino-acid sequence: MGNSFSNVSAFQSLHIVMLGLDSAGKTTVLYRLKFNEFVNTVPTIGFNTEKIKLGNGTAKGISCHFWDVGGQEKLRPLWKSYSRCTDGIIYVVDSVDVERLEEARSELHKITRISENQGTPLLVIANKQDLPKSLPVAELERQLALHELSPSTTWYVQPACAIIGEGLHEGMDKLYEMIVKKRKALRQKKKR